One segment of Carya illinoinensis cultivar Pawnee chromosome 1, C.illinoinensisPawnee_v1, whole genome shotgun sequence DNA contains the following:
- the LOC122292069 gene encoding F-box protein At5g49610-like, which produces MESQSPADLPPDMIFEILTRLSLEDIGRCRLVSKDWNLTTYESTFMQQNCQRAKIISGCFIQSWYNNEPSPQFVSINNVSDCDHKLSLRFLPGPVKIEAAPKQGILLCVNDYRTKRLRIPEYYVCKPSTKEWHQIPNPKTRYFTKKMAMLVLRSKPLRYKIVRFSQPKSSCTWYKSILYNCYRCEIFDSETWAWKRLKDVLLPYGKFIGFDPAVSACGVLYSLMPDNEIFAFHEDTESWTTFELPFPLCKKYYFKYMKLVEYRGRLGMLCMGENFIMQLWVMEDHDMKIWSKRETISIESLREVETHTIPAAMDSTGVALMQGYSALVFYDVKTGRSINVCKVGIKPLDAIFPFQSDLEPVHLKKKSFTRGSTLVVWDQLAGA; this is translated from the coding sequence ATGGAATCCCAGTCGCCTGCTGATCTTCCACCGGATATGATCTTCGAGATTTTAACCCGACTATCTCTGGAAGATATCGGGAGATGCAGGCTTGTTTCGAAGGATTGGAACCTGACTACGTACGAGTCAActttcatgcaacagaattgtCAAAGAGCAAAAATAATATCCGGGTGTTTCATACAAAGCTGGTACAACAACGAGCCGTCTCCTCAGTTCGTCTCCATCAACAACGTCTCGGATTGCGACCATAAACTTTCTCTAAGATTCTTGCCCGGTCCTGTCAAAATCGAAGCCGCCCCTAAACAAGGTATTCTGTTATGCGTGAATGATTATCGAACAAAAAGATTGAGAATACCCGAGTATTATGTGTGCAAGCCCAGCACCAAAGAATGGCACCAGATACCGAATCCAAAAACTCGGTATTTTACTAAAAAGATGGCGATGTTGGTTCTAAGATCAAAACCATTACGCTACAAGATAGTTCGATTTTCACAACCAAAGTCTTCGTGCACCTGGTATAAGTCTATATTGTATAATTGTTATCGGTGTGAAATTTTCGATTCAGAAACATGGGCGTGGAAAAGACTGAAAGATGTGTTGTTGCCTTATGGCAAGTTCATTGGATTTGATCCTGCTGTGTCTGCATGTGGTGTGCTTTACTCGCTTATGCCTGACAATGAAATCTTCGCGTTTCATGAAGATACAGAGAGTTGGACAACCTTCGAACTGCCTTTCCCTCTGTGcaagaaatattatttcaagtacATGAAGCTTGTGGAATACAGAGGCCGACTTGGGATGCTTTGCATGGGAGAGAACTTTATAATGCAACTCTGGGTAATGGAAGACCATGACATGAAAATATGGAGTAAGAGAGAAACAATAAGCATTGAATCCCTTCGGGAAGTGGAAACCCATACTATTCCTGCTGCCATGGACAGTACTGGTGTTGCACTAATGCAGGGATATTCCGCCCTAGTTTTTTATGATGTAAAAACTGGCAGGTCCATTAATGTCTGCAAGGTGGGGATCAAGCCTCTCGATGCAATTTTTCCCTTCCAATCTGATTTAGAGCCGGTTCATTTGAAGAAGAAATCCTTTACAAGGGGTAGTACACTAGTAGTGTGGGATCAGCTGGCCGGGGCTTGA